The Shewanella mesophila genome contains the following window.
TATCGGTTGATTGAATAAATTTGATATCACCATTAACCAAGGCGGGATATTGCCCGCGCCATTGGAGCATTGTTCGATAGCTGTTTAGCATCGAATCACCATCTGTATGTTGAACATCCACCGCAAGCGGTAGATGGGACGCAGCAACAGGCAACCAAGTGTCCCCCTCGCTAAACCCCCCTTGCGGCGCGTCATGTACCCAAGGCATTGGAGTTCGACAACCATCACGGCCTTTAAACATAGGCCAAAAAGCGATGCCAAAAGGATCTTGCAGCTGTTCATGACTGATGTCGACTTCGGTCAGGCCTAACTCTTCACCCTGGTAACTGCAAACACTGCCTCTAAGGGAACACAGCATGGCATTGAGCATCTTGCCCATGTCAGCATTAAAATGTGACTTACCCCAGCGTGATGCGACGCGCTGCACATCGTGATTACCTATGGCCCAACATGGCCAACCATCACCAATACTCTGCTCTAATGCCTCAACGGTTTGGCGAATATAACTTGGGCTAAAATCATCGGTAAGTAACTCAAAGCTATAGGCCATATGCAGGCGCCCTTCGCCTTGGGTATATTCAGCCATGGTGGCCAATGAATCCTCAGATGAGACTTCACCTAAGGTAACAACACCAGGATATTGATCGATTAACGTCCTTAATTCTTCAATAAAGCCAACCGTCTGCGGACGGGTATTATTGTAATAGTGGTATTGGTAGGCATAGGGATTATCTTCACTAAAGCCTCGCCCCTGGCGCTTATCTTCTGGTTTTGCAGGGTTATCACGCAGCAACTCGTCGTGATAACAGAAGGTGATAGCATCTAAACGAAAGCCATCTACGCCTTTATCTAGCCAAAATTTAACGTTGTCCAGCACAGCCGCGCGCACATCTGGATTATGAAAATTAAGATCTGGCTGACTGGTCAAAAAATTATGTAGATAATACTGTTGGCGTCGCGGCTCCCACTCCCAAGCGCACCCACCAAAAATCGCTAACCAATTGTTCGGTGCCGTACCGTCTTGTTTAGGGTCGGCCCACACATACCAATCTTGCTTAGGGTTAACCCTGTCTTTGCGGCTTTCGATAAACCATTGATGCTGGTCTGAAGTATGGCTCAGCACCTGATCGATAATCACCTTTATATTTAATTCATGGGCCTTATCAATCAGCTCTTCGAAATCATTCATGGTGCCAAATAGCGGATCGATTGCACGATAATCACTAATATCGTAACCAAAGTCTTTCATTGGGGATTTAAAAAACGGAGAGATCCATATCGCATCAACATTGAGGCTCGCGATATAGCCAAGTTTAGCGATGATCCCTTGCAGATCACCAACCCCATCTCCATTAGAATCCAAGAGGCTACGAGGATAAACCTGATAAATAACGGCCCCGCGCCACCACGATAGTTGATTCATTATTGCCCCTAGTGTGAAAACAAGTAGACAGGCTTTTTACACCTAACTCGTTATCCCAATGTTATCCACGCGTTACTGATAACATTTGTTATTAGAATGAAACGAGCATACGCCATCCCTCAAAAGAGGTTCAATATCTCTGCATACGTATGCATAAGTAGCCCACTCAAAACCACTCAAACCCAAACAGATAAAAACCAATAATAATCAATGCTATAAAATATTTATTACACGATAACTAGGTGTGAAAAATTGCTAATTTGGTAGGGGCGTAACTGGGCGGCATCCTTTGAATACGTATGCATAATATTGTTCCATACTTTAATGCGAGAGTAGTATCGACCTTGCAACATAACAACTCAGAAACAATTACAACAACAACCACTCTGGTTCAGCAATATTGATGTGTTAAAGCTCAGCAGTAATTGCACATATAACAAGTAAAATGAATCACTGAGTGAAAAGGGGAAGATGGATGTTTCAATTTAAACCGAGCCTACTGACACTCGCTATGCTTGCCGCTGGCGTATGTGTGAATGTCTACGCTGCCGATGCTGAAGATGTCAAAACAGACGCAAATGCTACAACACAAGACGAATCAATTGAAGTGATTGAAGTGCGTGGTTTCCGCACTAGTGTTATTAAATCGCTTAATAACAAGCGGTTTTCGGACACAGTATCAGAAACTATTTCAGCCGATGACTTAGGCGCCCTGCCCGACCAATCTATAGCCGATGCACTGACTCGTTTACCTGGCGTGACTGCGGTTCGTACTGGTGGACAAGCAAGTGGACTCAATATTCGTGGTCTTGATGGTGACTTCGTTTCAGCCACATTAAATGGCCGAGAGCAGGTCACTACTGGCGGCAAACGTTCTATCGAATTTGACCAATACCCTTCTGAACTCATCAATCAAGCCCAAGTTTATAAATCACCAAAGGCATCCTTAATTGAAGGCGGTGTTGCAGGTACAGTTGAGCTTAAAACAGCCGATCCGCTGCAAGCGCCAAATGAACACAACTTTACCGTCAATGCCCGTGGAAGCTTCAATGACAGAGCCGGCGAAGTCTCTGATGCTGAAGAGTATGGCAACCGCTTAAGCTTCTCTTACCAAGGTAAATTCTTAGAGGAAACTCTTGGGGTTGCTGTAGGTTACGCCCACCTGTACCAACCGTATGTTGCTAGTCAATTCATTGGTCTCAGATTTAACGATGGAAGCGAAGATCTCGACGGGAATGGTACCTTAGAGGCAATGAGCGAAGGGCTTGAACTGCAACAAAAAGGTGGCACCGACACCCGCGATGGTTATATGGGAGCCATCCACTGGCAGCCAAATGACAACTGGAGCATTAAAGGTGACATCTTCCACTCTAAATTCGACTCTGAAAACTTTGCCCGCGGTTTCCGTGTTAAATCACTGAAAAATGGTCAAATTACAGACCCAATTATCAAGGATGGTTCGATGGTTGGGGCGACAATCTCGACCGATGGCACCGATAACTTTGCAATATTTGTGGTCAACGATAATGATTCGAAGTTTTCAGAGCTCACCTCTGGCGCCTTTAATGTCGAATGGAATAACGGCGATAATATCACTATCTCCGCCGACGTTAGCTATTCGAAAGCGGATGGTGAATTTGTCAATGGCGGTACTCGCGCCGTAGTTTACGATGATATTGGCAATGAAGTGCGTTCAGCCGAGTCGATGACTTATGAACTCAATAACTTAAACGCCGCAGATATTAGTTTTTCGAACGATTACACGGATACATCAACTTTAGGTCTTAAAGAAGTTGGCATGTGGCCATACGATCAACAAAACGATCTTATTGCCTACAAACTTGACCTAAATTATCAGCTCGATAACAGTTTTATTTCATCGATTGATGTCGGCGTTCGTTATTCCCAGCGTGAATTTAATGCCCAGCGCTCACAAGCGGGCTACGGTTTTGAATTCGGCCACAACCCAGATAATCAACCCGTTCTAGGATTAACGACTGATATGACCAATGTGGTCAATTTTGGCGGAGAGCTATCTGGCTACCCTAGTTTCTTAGCGATCGATTTTGATAAAGCTGTTGATCTAGTTAACGCACAGCTTGCGGCAACAGGGCAAGATCCATTTGCACCTACCGCTAACTGGAACAACAACTGGACCATGATCCAAAGCGGCTCAGTCAATGAAGACGTATTGGCAGGTTATGTTCAAGCTAACCTTGATTTCGAAATTGGTGATGTCCCTGTAACAGGTAACATCGGGGTTCGCGTCGTAAATACCGACCAGTCGAGTAAAGGGCTACAACAAGTTGGTTTTGGCCTAGGTGAAGCGATTGCCGATGATAAAGGGGTTATTAGTACCGACTATATCCGCAACGAAGTGGGTAAATCTTATACCGATTACCTGCCATCCGTTAACTTGAACTTCCATCTTACTCAAAATGACCAGATCCGTTTTGCCGCAGCATCTGTCATGGCACGCCCTCCGATCGACAAACTCAAATCGGGTATGGGTTCTTGGTATGATGACGCATCGACACCAGGCTATAAAAAGTACAATGCCTGGGGTAATACTAGTCCGCTACTCGATCCTTTCTACGCCGATCAGTATGACCTGTCCTATGAGCATTACTTTGAAGAATCTGAAGGTGCTATCGTATTTGCATTATTCTACAAAGATATTAAATCGTTCATAAACAACTTTACCATTCAACCATTTGATTTTGAAGGTGCGGGATTCATCGTTCCGGATACCATTATCGATAACGGTGTTGAGTTCCCAGTGGTTAAGGATGAAGGTCAATATCAAACCGCTATCAACAACGATAACGGTGGTTATATCCGCGGTGCAGAACTTGCGTACACTCAAGTATTTGATTTCTTACCCGGTGCACTAAATGGTTTAGGTTTCACTGGTAGCTACTCATATTCTGACAGTGAAGTTGAATTTGAAACCGACTTAAGCGGTCAGTCGTTATCGATTCCACTACCTGGCTTGTCTGAACACGTAGTCAACACAACGCTGTTCTACACCTTAGATGGCTTCGATACTCGCCTAAGCATGCGTTATCGTAGTGAATATGTATCAGAACAAGTCGCAGTTGAATCTCAACTTGCCTTCTTCGATGCAGAAACTATCTTTGACTACCAAGCATCTTATGCAATGGATAATGGACTTAAGTTCCTTTTCCAAGTCAATAACCTAACCGATGAGCCGAATAAGACTTACTTTGGTGAACCTCACCAAACTGGGACAATTCAAAGCTTCGGGCGTCAGTACTTCTTAGGGTTAAGCTATACCATGTAATCGCCACCTAGCCTTAAGTATTAGTCAAAAAACGCCTGCTTCAGTTAGCTGAAACAGGCGTTTTTATAACATGAAATGGATCATTTCTTAATCACCCTAAAACAGCGATAGTTAATTTATTCTTAGATTAAACTGATGGATCACAGGAGTTGCAATGTTAAGCCATCCGAGAACAGCTAAACTTTTTCCCCAAAATATCCTAAAACAGCTGCTATTAGGCGTGTTAGTAACCACGCCATTAACAGCCAATGCAATGCCGTTATCCCCAAACGACTCGTTCAAGCTAAAGGTCGAACCCCTTAACTGGTGGGCAGGCATGAAGAACCCACAGCTGCAACTAATGGTACATGGTCAGAGCATTGCTGACAGTAAGG
Protein-coding sequences here:
- a CDS encoding TonB-dependent receptor — its product is MFQFKPSLLTLAMLAAGVCVNVYAADAEDVKTDANATTQDESIEVIEVRGFRTSVIKSLNNKRFSDTVSETISADDLGALPDQSIADALTRLPGVTAVRTGGQASGLNIRGLDGDFVSATLNGREQVTTGGKRSIEFDQYPSELINQAQVYKSPKASLIEGGVAGTVELKTADPLQAPNEHNFTVNARGSFNDRAGEVSDAEEYGNRLSFSYQGKFLEETLGVAVGYAHLYQPYVASQFIGLRFNDGSEDLDGNGTLEAMSEGLELQQKGGTDTRDGYMGAIHWQPNDNWSIKGDIFHSKFDSENFARGFRVKSLKNGQITDPIIKDGSMVGATISTDGTDNFAIFVVNDNDSKFSELTSGAFNVEWNNGDNITISADVSYSKADGEFVNGGTRAVVYDDIGNEVRSAESMTYELNNLNAADISFSNDYTDTSTLGLKEVGMWPYDQQNDLIAYKLDLNYQLDNSFISSIDVGVRYSQREFNAQRSQAGYGFEFGHNPDNQPVLGLTTDMTNVVNFGGELSGYPSFLAIDFDKAVDLVNAQLAATGQDPFAPTANWNNNWTMIQSGSVNEDVLAGYVQANLDFEIGDVPVTGNIGVRVVNTDQSSKGLQQVGFGLGEAIADDKGVISTDYIRNEVGKSYTDYLPSVNLNFHLTQNDQIRFAAASVMARPPIDKLKSGMGSWYDDASTPGYKKYNAWGNTSPLLDPFYADQYDLSYEHYFEESEGAIVFALFYKDIKSFINNFTIQPFDFEGAGFIVPDTIIDNGVEFPVVKDEGQYQTAINNDNGGYIRGAELAYTQVFDFLPGALNGLGFTGSYSYSDSEVEFETDLSGQSLSIPLPGLSEHVVNTTLFYTLDGFDTRLSMRYRSEYVSEQVAVESQLAFFDAETIFDYQASYAMDNGLKFLFQVNNLTDEPNKTYFGEPHQTGTIQSFGRQYFLGLSYTM
- a CDS encoding alpha-glucosidase encodes the protein MNQLSWWRGAVIYQVYPRSLLDSNGDGVGDLQGIIAKLGYIASLNVDAIWISPFFKSPMKDFGYDISDYRAIDPLFGTMNDFEELIDKAHELNIKVIIDQVLSHTSDQHQWFIESRKDRVNPKQDWYVWADPKQDGTAPNNWLAIFGGCAWEWEPRRQQYYLHNFLTSQPDLNFHNPDVRAAVLDNVKFWLDKGVDGFRLDAITFCYHDELLRDNPAKPEDKRQGRGFSEDNPYAYQYHYYNNTRPQTVGFIEELRTLIDQYPGVVTLGEVSSEDSLATMAEYTQGEGRLHMAYSFELLTDDFSPSYIRQTVEALEQSIGDGWPCWAIGNHDVQRVASRWGKSHFNADMGKMLNAMLCSLRGSVCSYQGEELGLTEVDISHEQLQDPFGIAFWPMFKGRDGCRTPMPWVHDAPQGGFSEGDTWLPVAASHLPLAVDVQHTDGDSMLNSYRTMLQWRGQYPALVNGDIKFIQSTDSVLLFERRYQGSVMLVGFNFTESHVDIDIQDAQRWAIVGGHNLPSAVLLHEQIQFSPFGCFYAELK